One segment of Aquimarina sp. BL5 DNA contains the following:
- a CDS encoding response regulator produces MRKIFLFTYFILSIPYLVYSQQESKFPVNDSFQYLIDTANNLTFEYKIKESLEYAIKAANYAHELDNDHYKSEAYYLMAYNYETLVDYKNAEQYFKKSLKYAEEANDSLLILWNNNGLGNVHSDGYKDLEASLVFYSKATEFGKLLNDSQEYMTPVINLAWTYIDAKQFDKAIPYLEEANKLVVENRDIEGYCEVYYLKGRLALSQNQYAEAEEYFKESIEIAEKHNMLLELSYLYEARAEMFEKKGNLTEAYNDIKRFQEYKDKVYNKEKLKQIEIARVSFNVDEYKRELEVTKTEKEYQTKMAKNNRTINIISVAGLIFLLATAFFLYIGYRSKKKLNHVLKDKNKQLIEAKAQAEKLTQVKSQFISTVSHELRTPLYGVVGITSLLLEDKDVLEKHKQLLGSLKFSGDYLLNLINNVLQISKIESNKVRLAKTPTNLFKLSQNLLNSFEYQAKSKDNELILDVPNDLPDALNVDSLRLSEILINLIGNASKFTEKGRIWLRIKILNKENNTIYIRYEVEDSGVGIPDDKKDFVFEKFSQVDRESNKVEGTGLGLSIVKNLLEMMDSKVHLESNEGRGAKFYFDLKFEILEEGEEHSVNERNNGTTNVYRRILVAEDNKINQIVTKNLLSLIGYDCVIVENGFNALQMVKKEDFDLILMDLNMPYLNGSEATKRIREFDKTTPIIALTAAELGEVQEECLAIGMNDIINKPLNKNDLRDIIAKNLLP; encoded by the coding sequence TTGAGAAAAATATTTCTATTCACATATTTTATACTCTCTATTCCTTATTTGGTTTACAGTCAGCAAGAATCTAAATTCCCCGTCAATGACAGTTTTCAATATTTAATAGATACCGCTAATAATCTTACCTTCGAGTATAAGATTAAGGAATCTTTAGAATACGCAATTAAGGCAGCTAATTATGCTCATGAATTAGATAATGATCATTATAAATCAGAGGCCTATTATTTAATGGCTTACAATTATGAAACACTTGTTGATTATAAAAATGCGGAGCAATATTTCAAAAAATCGTTAAAATACGCAGAAGAAGCAAATGATTCATTACTTATATTATGGAACAATAATGGTTTAGGTAATGTGCATTCTGATGGTTATAAAGACCTAGAAGCTTCGCTGGTTTTTTATAGTAAAGCTACCGAGTTTGGAAAGTTGTTAAATGACTCACAAGAATATATGACTCCAGTGATTAATCTTGCTTGGACTTATATAGATGCAAAACAATTTGATAAAGCTATTCCGTATTTAGAAGAAGCCAACAAGTTAGTAGTGGAAAATAGGGATATAGAAGGGTATTGTGAGGTATATTACCTTAAAGGTAGACTTGCTTTAAGTCAAAATCAATATGCAGAAGCAGAAGAGTATTTTAAAGAATCTATCGAGATTGCAGAAAAGCATAATATGCTATTAGAGCTTTCCTATCTTTACGAAGCTAGGGCAGAGATGTTCGAAAAGAAAGGTAACCTAACGGAAGCGTATAATGATATAAAACGTTTTCAAGAATATAAAGATAAGGTTTACAATAAAGAAAAGCTGAAACAGATTGAAATTGCAAGAGTTAGTTTTAATGTAGACGAGTATAAAAGAGAATTAGAAGTAACAAAAACTGAAAAGGAGTATCAGACCAAAATGGCAAAAAACAACAGAACAATTAATATTATTTCTGTTGCAGGTTTGATATTTTTATTGGCTACTGCATTTTTCTTATATATAGGGTATCGATCAAAGAAAAAGTTAAATCACGTACTAAAAGATAAAAATAAACAACTAATAGAAGCTAAAGCCCAAGCTGAAAAACTAACCCAAGTAAAATCTCAATTTATATCTACAGTTAGTCACGAACTGAGAACTCCATTGTATGGTGTCGTAGGAATAACCTCATTGCTACTTGAGGATAAAGATGTGTTAGAGAAACATAAACAATTATTAGGTTCATTAAAGTTTTCAGGAGATTATCTTTTAAATCTAATTAATAATGTACTACAGATAAGTAAGATAGAATCCAATAAAGTAAGGTTGGCAAAAACACCTACAAACCTTTTTAAATTATCACAGAATTTACTGAATTCATTCGAGTACCAGGCAAAAAGTAAAGACAATGAACTTATTCTTGATGTACCCAATGATTTACCGGATGCTCTCAACGTAGATTCGCTTAGATTGTCAGAAATTCTGATTAATTTGATAGGGAATGCCTCTAAGTTTACTGAAAAAGGAAGAATATGGTTGAGAATCAAAATACTTAATAAAGAAAATAACACTATTTATATTCGTTATGAGGTCGAGGATAGTGGGGTAGGGATTCCTGACGACAAAAAGGATTTTGTATTTGAGAAATTTTCTCAAGTAGATAGAGAATCTAACAAAGTAGAAGGAACAGGTTTGGGACTTTCCATTGTAAAAAACCTTTTAGAAATGATGGACAGTAAAGTCCATTTAGAAAGTAATGAAGGACGAGGTGCTAAGTTTTACTTCGACTTGAAATTTGAAATATTAGAAGAGGGAGAAGAGCATTCTGTAAATGAACGGAATAACGGTACGACTAATGTTTATCGTAGGATATTGGTCGCAGAAGACAATAAGATTAATCAAATTGTGACTAAAAATTTATTGAGTTTGATTGGGTATGATTGCGTTATTGTAGAAAATGGTTTTAATGCATTGCAGATGGTTAAAAAGGAAGATTTTGATTTAATATTAATGGATCTTAATATGCCTTATCTAAATGGTAGTGAAGCCACAAAAAGAATTAGAGAATTTGATAAAACCACTCCTATAATAGCATTAACCGCTGCAGAGTTAGGAGAAGTTCAGGAGGAATGTTTAGCTATTGGGATGAATGATATTATTAATAAACCATTAAATAAAAATGATCTTCGAGATATTATTGCTAAAAACTTGTTGCCTTAG
- a CDS encoding DMT family transporter translates to MQKSKQISIGIIVAVIGVVLFSAKAVMVKLAYKYDITSEHLLLFRMSFSLPFYFAIAIFNKPSNPEKIRKIDYLWIIFFGFVGYYLASYFDFLGLQYIKAGLERIILFVYPTLVIIISRIFLKDKITKQQLVAIIITYIGVVITFWQELQLETSNLILGGSLIFLSALTYATYLVGSGWLIPKFGVISFTSYAMIVSSLCIIFQYLAFDRGDLTSYSSEVYFLSILMAFFSTIIPSYLISYAIGKLGASNVAIIGSLGPISTIILAFFFLGESLSQIQIIGAAIVILGIYSVTKKSKERK, encoded by the coding sequence ATGCAAAAATCTAAACAGATTTCTATAGGAATCATTGTAGCAGTTATTGGTGTAGTTTTGTTTTCCGCGAAGGCGGTGATGGTCAAATTGGCTTATAAATATGATATAACTTCAGAACATTTGTTATTATTTAGGATGTCATTTTCTCTTCCTTTTTATTTTGCTATAGCTATATTTAACAAACCTTCAAACCCCGAAAAAATAAGAAAAATAGATTATTTGTGGATCATATTTTTTGGTTTTGTAGGGTACTATTTAGCGAGTTACTTTGATTTTCTGGGATTACAATACATAAAAGCGGGATTGGAACGCATAATTCTATTTGTATACCCAACTTTGGTCATTATCATTTCCAGAATATTTTTAAAAGATAAAATAACAAAACAACAGTTAGTAGCCATAATTATTACCTACATAGGAGTAGTAATTACTTTTTGGCAAGAACTTCAATTAGAGACGTCAAACCTTATTTTAGGAGGATCTTTAATTTTTCTAAGTGCGCTTACATATGCAACCTATTTAGTTGGTAGCGGTTGGTTAATACCTAAGTTTGGAGTTATTTCATTTACCTCTTATGCGATGATTGTATCTTCTTTATGTATAATTTTTCAATATTTAGCTTTTGATAGAGGAGACTTAACAAGTTATTCTTCAGAAGTATATTTCTTGAGTATTCTGATGGCTTTTTTTTCTACCATAATTCCGTCATATCTCATCTCTTACGCAATAGGAAAATTAGGAGCTTCAAATGTTGCTATCATTGGTAGTCTTGGACCAATATCTACCATTATACTTGCCTTTTTCTTTTTAGGAGAAAGTTTATCCCAAATACAAATTATTGGCGCTGCGATTGTAATTTTAGGGATTTATAGTGTCACAAAAAAGAGTAAAGAAAGAAAGTAA
- the ychF gene encoding redox-regulated ATPase YchF codes for MKAGIVGLPNVGKSTLFNCLSNAKAQSANFPFCTIEPNIGVVNVPDPRLEKLEELVNPERVLPATVEIVDIAGLVKGASKGEGLGNQFLGNIRETDAIIHVLRCFDNDNIVHVDGSIDPIRDKETIDIELQLKDLETLEKKLDKIKRAAKTGNKEAQKEEAVLLKLKEGLEAGISIRAIDVSDDDDLAFVKPLQFITDKPVLYVCNVDESAAVDGNDHVTRVKEAVASENAEVIILAVGTEADITELDDYEERQMFLQDMGLEEPGASVLIRAAYKLLNQQTYFTAGVKEVRAWTIPIGATAPQAAGVIHTDFEKGFIRAEVIKYDDYVSYGSEAKVKEAGKLGVEGKGYVVSDGDVMHFLFNV; via the coding sequence GGAATAGTTGGATTACCAAATGTAGGAAAATCAACACTTTTTAATTGTTTGTCTAATGCAAAGGCGCAAAGTGCTAACTTTCCATTTTGTACAATTGAACCTAATATAGGTGTTGTAAATGTACCTGATCCTAGATTAGAAAAACTCGAAGAATTAGTAAATCCTGAGCGTGTCCTACCAGCTACCGTAGAGATTGTAGATATTGCTGGATTGGTAAAAGGAGCAAGTAAAGGAGAGGGTCTAGGAAATCAATTTTTAGGAAATATTAGAGAGACTGATGCGATTATTCATGTATTACGTTGTTTTGATAACGATAATATCGTACACGTTGATGGTTCTATTGATCCAATTCGGGATAAAGAAACCATAGATATAGAATTACAGCTGAAAGATCTAGAAACACTTGAAAAAAAGTTGGATAAGATCAAACGAGCTGCAAAAACTGGTAATAAAGAAGCTCAGAAAGAAGAAGCAGTATTACTAAAATTAAAAGAAGGTTTAGAAGCTGGAATATCCATAAGAGCGATTGACGTCTCTGATGATGATGATTTGGCGTTTGTAAAACCATTACAATTTATTACGGACAAACCAGTATTATACGTTTGTAACGTAGACGAAAGTGCTGCTGTTGATGGAAATGATCACGTTACAAGAGTAAAAGAAGCAGTTGCATCAGAAAATGCTGAGGTAATTATTCTAGCCGTTGGAACCGAAGCAGATATAACGGAGCTTGATGATTATGAAGAAAGACAAATGTTTCTTCAGGATATGGGATTAGAAGAGCCTGGAGCATCTGTATTGATTCGAGCAGCGTATAAGCTATTAAATCAACAAACTTATTTTACTGCAGGAGTAAAAGAAGTAAGAGCTTGGACAATTCCTATTGGTGCTACAGCACCTCAGGCAGCGGGTGTAATCCATACGGATTTTGAAAAAGGATTTATAAGAGCAGAAGTAATTAAGTATGATGATTATGTATCTTATGGTAGTGAAGCTAAAGTAAAAGAAGCGGGTAAACTTGGAGTAGAAGGAAAAGGATATGTAGTAAGTGATGGTGATGTTATGCACTTCTTATTTAACGTGTAA